The uncultured Cohaesibacter sp. genome window below encodes:
- a CDS encoding alpha/beta hydrolase produces the protein MQQIVRRFEVTTSDGLTLRGEAFGDHTARGLPVVCLPGLARTSRDFHQLAERLTSDPDHPRLVLTLNSRGRGPSDYDKDPRNYDVMTEARDVIDTLVAAGLPEAAFIGTSRGGLLMLAIAAMRPTLIAAAVFNDIGPVIDAMGVARIKTYLTRSEPVRTWDDAVEFVKTANAHHFTTLSERDWERVAQMTFRDENGLPVSDFDPYIIKALEGVDVSETTINLWPQFLALSHCPTLVLRGDLSDILPLSVAREMTRRHPDCELVEIKGHGHAPLMIFDEVNDPIAAFLARVDARRTADAPKASPEWLPKDEIVYLDDVARQVERNKAQLEATLSGQPI, from the coding sequence ATGCAACAGATCGTCAGACGCTTCGAAGTGACCACCAGTGATGGCTTGACCCTGCGCGGGGAAGCCTTTGGCGACCACACAGCAAGAGGATTACCTGTTGTCTGCCTGCCGGGGCTGGCGCGCACCAGCCGCGATTTCCATCAGCTCGCCGAGCGCCTGACTTCCGATCCGGACCATCCGCGCCTTGTGCTGACACTCAACAGTCGCGGCCGCGGCCCTTCGGATTATGACAAGGATCCCCGCAACTACGACGTGATGACCGAGGCCCGCGATGTGATTGATACGCTTGTGGCAGCCGGTCTGCCGGAAGCGGCTTTTATCGGCACCTCACGCGGCGGTCTGCTGATGCTGGCCATCGCCGCCATGCGCCCCACGCTCATTGCGGCAGCCGTCTTCAACGACATCGGCCCGGTAATCGATGCCATGGGTGTAGCACGTATCAAGACCTATCTCACCCGCTCCGAACCGGTTCGCACCTGGGATGATGCCGTCGAATTCGTCAAGACAGCAAACGCCCACCATTTCACCACCCTGTCGGAACGGGATTGGGAGAGGGTGGCCCAGATGACATTCCGAGACGAGAATGGCCTGCCCGTCAGTGACTTCGATCCCTATATCATCAAGGCCCTTGAAGGCGTTGACGTCAGCGAGACCACGATCAATCTCTGGCCCCAGTTTCTCGCCCTCTCCCATTGCCCGACACTTGTCCTGCGCGGCGACCTCTCGGACATTCTCCCCCTGTCCGTTGCAAGAGAGATGACCAGACGCCATCCCGATTGCGAGCTGGTGGAGATAAAGGGCCATGGCCACGCACCGCTGATGATCTTTGACGAGGTCAACGACCCCATTGCCGCTTTTCTCGCGAGAGTGGATGCAAGGCGGACCGCCGACGCGCCGAAAGCCTCCCCGGAGTGGCTGCCAAAAGACGAGATCGTCTATCTTGATGACGTCGCCCGACAGGTCGAACGCAACAAGGCGCAGCTCGAGGCAACCCTTTCTGGCCAGCCGATCTGA
- the dapA gene encoding 4-hydroxy-tetrahydrodipicolinate synthase, protein MFKGSCTALITPFNEGGVDYKAFESFVDWQINEGTHGLVPVGTTGESPTLSHDEHKKVVESCVKVANKRVPVLAGAGSNSTLEAIDLAQFAEKAGADGVLVVTPYYNKPCQNGLYEHFKAVASAISIPLVIYNIPPRSVIDMSVETMARLYEDCPNIVGVKDATGDLVRVTRQRLAMGKDFIQLSGEDATALGFNAQGGHGCISVTANVAPKLCSQFQTACMNGEWDKALELHDLLSPLHRAMFLQPNPAGAKYGLSRLGKIENIVRLPLMAATDPVKAEIDAAMKVAGLI, encoded by the coding sequence ATGTTCAAAGGATCTTGCACTGCACTCATAACTCCTTTCAATGAGGGCGGCGTGGACTACAAGGCCTTTGAGTCTTTTGTGGACTGGCAGATCAACGAAGGCACTCATGGGCTTGTCCCGGTTGGAACGACCGGTGAATCCCCCACTCTCAGTCATGACGAACACAAGAAGGTCGTGGAGTCCTGCGTCAAGGTTGCCAACAAACGTGTTCCGGTTCTAGCTGGCGCCGGGTCCAATTCCACGCTGGAAGCGATCGATCTTGCCCAGTTTGCCGAAAAGGCCGGGGCGGACGGTGTGCTGGTCGTGACACCTTACTACAACAAGCCTTGTCAGAACGGCCTCTATGAGCATTTCAAGGCAGTGGCATCGGCGATTTCCATTCCGCTCGTCATCTACAATATTCCGCCGCGTTCAGTGATCGACATGAGCGTCGAGACGATGGCACGTCTCTATGAGGATTGCCCGAACATCGTTGGCGTCAAGGATGCCACTGGCGATCTGGTGCGTGTTACCCGTCAGCGTCTGGCCATGGGCAAGGACTTCATCCAGCTTTCCGGCGAAGATGCAACCGCGCTCGGTTTCAATGCCCAGGGCGGCCATGGCTGCATTTCAGTAACCGCCAACGTTGCTCCCAAGCTCTGCAGCCAGTTCCAGACCGCCTGCATGAACGGTGAGTGGGACAAGGCTCTGGAGTTGCACGATCTTCTGTCTCCTCTGCATCGGGCGATGTTCCTTCAGCCAAACCCGGCCGGGGCCAAATATGGTCTGTCTCGCCTTGGCAAGATCGAAAATATCGTTCGTTTGCCGCTGATGGCTGCTACGGACCCGGTAAAAGCTGAAATCGATGCTGCAATGAAGGTTGCAGGTCTGATCTAA
- a CDS encoding transglycosylase SLT domain-containing protein produces the protein MIRAPFKSAIASLCLLATTNLVVAQTLPQTVPVPRARPASGPMAAPTVSTLTPAPVSLVPERLPEPAQTANETTGANAGTAAEAGTDTAMLPADLTVLPKNRTDPMVPVATVGSGATLQPPKAAPTAQSAASALPAVERHDNGISAERGTLKEALTALDKNDQKTALAIQKGMKPSLDRTLLTYILIIGGYHDLPASEIKAFYEQKTGWPSRDLTKRRIEEAVARETTSGAEMVRAFGNSIPASTSAAIELAISQAMVGNKAQAARLISPIWREQALSDDTESKIRSSLGSVLTNADHYYRASYLLYRERANGALRLKGYLTDAQMKVVNARVAVIRGDRNAASLLNAVPSSLRNDPGYIFSKIQYLRRANKETEAADLLLKAPLDEDRLINHDVWWDERRLLARMMLNNGDAKRAYRIAARHSAESGVDFSEAEFHAGFFALRYLNDHKTAAVHFENSWKRATRRQDKARGLYWQGRAWEAAGDRAGAAKFYQAAADPTVYYGQLALEELGAKHLNLRTPPAAGSAQKSRFERRELVQAIKRLKAVGQEERAGPLFRHLANTLDDPSEIELAHKLAQSYALHQNAVQIGQLALNRGLPVDKLAFPLHALPSGVNTNGLDIALIYALTKQESVFNVKARSHANALGLMQMLPATAKSTARKLGVSYSQSRITSDPKYAVLLGSAFLKENLERFGGSYILTFAAYNAGPGRPPEWIERFGDPRTNEVSAIDWVERIPFSETRNYVMKLIENLQVYESRIHNETLDISKDLKRGQP, from the coding sequence ATGATTAGAGCACCCTTCAAATCCGCCATCGCAAGCCTCTGCCTTCTGGCAACGACAAATCTGGTCGTCGCCCAGACGCTTCCGCAAACCGTTCCCGTGCCGAGGGCCCGCCCCGCATCAGGACCAATGGCGGCACCAACAGTTTCAACGCTGACACCCGCCCCTGTTTCTCTCGTCCCGGAGCGACTGCCCGAGCCAGCCCAGACAGCCAATGAGACCACAGGGGCCAACGCCGGGACAGCCGCCGAAGCGGGCACAGACACCGCCATGCTGCCGGCCGATCTCACCGTTCTACCCAAGAACCGGACAGACCCGATGGTGCCGGTTGCGACCGTGGGATCCGGCGCGACATTGCAACCGCCCAAAGCGGCTCCAACTGCGCAAAGTGCAGCAAGCGCCCTGCCTGCGGTTGAACGCCACGACAACGGCATCAGTGCCGAACGCGGCACCCTGAAAGAGGCACTGACTGCCCTTGACAAGAACGATCAGAAAACAGCGCTCGCCATTCAAAAGGGCATGAAGCCCTCTCTTGACCGGACCTTACTGACCTACATTCTGATCATCGGCGGCTATCATGATCTGCCCGCAAGTGAGATTAAGGCCTTTTACGAACAGAAAACGGGGTGGCCGAGCCGCGATCTGACGAAACGCCGCATTGAAGAAGCGGTTGCCCGCGAAACGACCTCCGGCGCAGAAATGGTGCGGGCATTTGGCAACAGCATTCCGGCATCGACATCAGCAGCCATCGAGCTGGCCATTTCGCAAGCGATGGTTGGCAACAAGGCACAGGCCGCCAGATTGATCAGTCCGATCTGGCGCGAGCAGGCGCTGAGCGATGACACGGAGAGCAAGATCCGCTCCAGTCTTGGCAGCGTCCTGACCAACGCCGACCACTATTACCGGGCAAGTTATCTGCTTTACAGGGAGCGGGCCAACGGAGCCTTGCGCCTCAAGGGCTATTTGACGGATGCCCAGATGAAGGTCGTCAACGCCCGTGTCGCTGTCATTCGCGGCGACCGCAATGCCGCTTCCCTGCTTAACGCAGTTCCCAGTTCGCTCCGCAACGATCCGGGGTATATCTTCTCCAAGATCCAGTATCTGCGCCGCGCCAACAAGGAGACAGAAGCCGCAGATTTGCTGCTCAAGGCACCGCTCGACGAAGACCGCCTCATCAACCATGATGTCTGGTGGGACGAAAGACGATTGCTCGCCCGCATGATGCTCAACAATGGCGATGCCAAGCGCGCCTACAGGATTGCGGCACGCCATTCGGCAGAATCAGGGGTCGATTTCTCGGAAGCGGAATTCCATGCGGGCTTCTTCGCCCTGCGCTATCTCAATGACCACAAGACCGCTGCCGTTCATTTCGAAAACAGCTGGAAACGGGCAACCCGTCGTCAGGACAAGGCACGCGGTCTCTATTGGCAGGGCCGCGCCTGGGAAGCGGCAGGAGATCGGGCAGGAGCGGCTAAATTCTATCAGGCCGCAGCTGATCCAACCGTCTATTACGGCCAGTTGGCCCTTGAAGAGCTGGGGGCCAAGCATCTCAATCTGCGCACTCCTCCTGCAGCAGGCTCGGCCCAGAAGAGCCGGTTTGAACGGCGCGAGTTGGTACAGGCCATCAAGCGGCTGAAGGCCGTGGGACAGGAAGAAAGAGCCGGCCCACTCTTCCGTCATCTTGCCAACACGCTTGACGATCCATCAGAAATCGAACTGGCACACAAGCTGGCTCAGAGCTATGCCCTGCACCAGAATGCAGTCCAGATCGGTCAGCTCGCACTCAACCGCGGCCTGCCGGTAGACAAGCTTGCCTTCCCGCTGCATGCTCTGCCCAGTGGCGTCAACACCAATGGCCTCGACATAGCGCTGATCTATGCCTTGACCAAGCAGGAGAGCGTGTTCAACGTCAAGGCCCGCAGCCACGCCAATGCGCTTGGCCTGATGCAGATGCTGCCCGCCACGGCAAAGAGTACGGCCCGCAAGCTCGGCGTCTCCTATTCCCAGTCGCGCATTACCAGCGATCCCAAATACGCAGTCCTTTTGGGCAGCGCCTTCCTCAAGGAAAACCTCGAGCGCTTTGGCGGTTCATACATTCTGACCTTTGCGGCCTACAACGCCGGACCGGGACGACCACCGGAATGGATCGAACGCTTCGGCGACCCGCGCACCAACGAAGTCAGCGCCATTGACTGGGTCGAGCGGATCCCCTTCTCGGAAACCCGCAACTATGTCATGAAGCTGATCGAGAATTTGCAGGTCTATGAATCGCGCATCCATAATGAGACGCTCGATATCAGCAAGGACCTCAAGCGAGGTCAGCCATAA
- a CDS encoding thiamine/thiamine pyrophosphate ABC transporter permease ThiP, translating into MLKLARRQLFAFGIPAAFAFLAPLILVLASLAALWSMATPDTGADAAGGGFPLAVFDDIYVRRAISFTLMQAALSAILSTLLALPLARALASRDFFGKTAILSLFGAPFILPVIVAILGLLAVWGKTGPVHGLVTSLGYGDFSIYGLSGILLAHVFFNLPLATRILLQGWLAIPPEQWRLATQLGMGSGAIARHIEWPMLKERLPGVFAIVFLLCATSFTVVLALGGGPKATTIELAIYQAIRYDFDLQRASLLAFLQILLCAGLALVSRLIARDHDTGESLGGSVPRGDRTSRLARIFDGAAITLTLVFLALPLLAAFIRGLHGLLAYDLEFSALLPATARSIAVALGSCVVMGLISLPLAQLSIHLQGKTKRLVELPGFAIMVAPPIALGAGLFILLNQHIPIDRLALPLTALLNGLQAVPFALILIGPAMGQIKRDHGRQIQQLGMSRRTAMRLVHWPLMRKPIGLSLGITAALSIGDLGVIALFGSPTAPTLPLYLYQQMGAYRMDQAYGSGLLLTAVAFAFFLLFDKGLAGRDQT; encoded by the coding sequence GTGCTCAAACTGGCCAGACGACAGTTATTCGCCTTTGGCATTCCAGCTGCATTCGCCTTTCTGGCACCGCTCATCCTTGTCCTTGCCAGTCTGGCCGCACTCTGGTCTATGGCTACCCCCGATACAGGAGCTGATGCTGCGGGCGGCGGCTTTCCGCTCGCTGTTTTCGATGACATCTATGTCCGCCGCGCCATCAGCTTCACGCTCATGCAGGCTGCACTGTCGGCGATCCTGTCGACGCTTCTGGCCCTGCCCCTTGCCCGGGCATTGGCCAGCCGGGACTTCTTCGGCAAGACCGCAATCCTGTCGCTGTTTGGCGCACCGTTCATCCTGCCGGTAATCGTTGCCATCCTTGGCCTGTTGGCCGTCTGGGGCAAGACCGGTCCGGTGCACGGGCTCGTCACGAGCCTCGGCTACGGCGATTTCTCCATCTACGGTCTTTCCGGCATCCTGCTGGCCCATGTGTTCTTCAATCTGCCGTTGGCTACCCGCATCCTGTTGCAGGGATGGCTGGCCATCCCCCCCGAACAATGGCGCCTTGCCACCCAGCTCGGCATGGGGTCCGGTGCCATTGCCCGCCACATCGAATGGCCCATGCTGAAGGAAAGACTGCCCGGCGTCTTTGCCATTGTCTTCCTTCTCTGCGCCACCAGCTTCACGGTCGTGCTCGCCCTGGGCGGAGGCCCCAAGGCAACCACCATCGAACTGGCGATTTATCAGGCCATCCGCTATGACTTCGACCTGCAACGGGCGTCCCTTCTGGCCTTCCTGCAGATCCTGCTTTGTGCCGGGCTTGCCCTCGTTTCCCGGCTGATCGCCCGCGACCATGACACCGGCGAAAGCCTTGGCGGCTCTGTGCCGCGCGGTGACCGGACCTCCCGTCTGGCGCGCATCTTTGACGGCGCGGCCATAACCCTCACCCTCGTCTTTCTGGCGCTGCCGTTGCTTGCGGCCTTCATCCGCGGTCTGCATGGGCTCCTTGCCTATGATCTGGAATTCTCGGCCCTCCTGCCAGCAACAGCACGTTCGATCGCGGTCGCGCTCGGTTCCTGTGTTGTCATGGGACTGATCAGCCTGCCGCTGGCCCAATTGTCCATCCACCTCCAGGGCAAGACAAAACGATTGGTGGAACTGCCGGGATTCGCCATCATGGTAGCCCCGCCGATTGCATTGGGAGCCGGCCTTTTCATCCTGCTCAATCAGCACATCCCCATCGACAGGCTGGCCCTGCCCCTCACTGCCCTGCTCAACGGGTTGCAGGCCGTGCCCTTCGCGCTCATCCTGATCGGCCCGGCCATGGGGCAGATCAAGCGCGACCACGGCCGCCAGATCCAGCAGTTGGGCATGTCCCGTCGCACAGCCATGCGGCTTGTCCACTGGCCGTTGATGCGCAAGCCCATTGGCCTCAGCCTCGGTATCACTGCAGCGCTCTCCATCGGCGATCTGGGCGTGATTGCTCTGTTCGGCTCGCCAACGGCCCCGACGCTTCCTCTCTATCTCTATCAGCAAATGGGAGCCTACCGCATGGATCAGGCCTATGGCTCAGGCCTCCTCCTGACGGCGGTTGCCTTTGCTTTCTTCCTCCTCTTCGACAAAGGACTGGCCGGCCGTGATCAGACTTGA
- a CDS encoding dipeptide ABC transporter ATP-binding protein translates to MSDNKEVILSVRGITRDYVTPGGLFGKAETVHALKGIDFDLFRGETLALVGESGCGKSTLARILTLIDAQTSGELLIRGNPVNIAKKKVSAEMRRRIQIVFQNPYGSLNPRQKVGAVLEEPLKINNPEMSAEERRQKAMDMLLKVGLKKEHFGRYPHMFSGGQRQRIAIGRALMLNPRMLVLDEPVSALDLSIQAQILNLLKDLQEEFNLSYLFISHDLSVVKYFADRVMVMYFGEIVESGTRDEIFSNPQHEYTRTLLAATPKTSIESIRERVLAGKATA, encoded by the coding sequence ATGAGCGATAACAAGGAAGTAATTCTCAGCGTACGCGGGATCACCCGGGATTATGTGACCCCGGGGGGGCTGTTTGGCAAGGCCGAGACGGTGCATGCGCTCAAGGGCATCGATTTTGATCTCTTCCGCGGTGAAACCTTGGCGCTGGTTGGTGAATCCGGCTGCGGCAAGTCGACCCTTGCCCGTATTCTGACGCTTATCGACGCCCAGACCTCCGGCGAGTTGCTGATCCGGGGCAATCCGGTGAATATCGCCAAGAAGAAGGTCTCGGCGGAAATGCGGCGGCGGATCCAGATCGTGTTCCAGAATCCCTATGGCTCGCTCAACCCGCGCCAGAAGGTCGGGGCCGTGCTGGAAGAGCCGCTCAAGATCAACAATCCGGAAATGTCCGCCGAGGAACGGCGCCAGAAGGCTATGGACATGTTGCTCAAGGTGGGGCTGAAGAAAGAGCATTTCGGCCGCTATCCGCACATGTTCTCGGGCGGCCAGCGTCAGCGCATCGCCATTGGCCGCGCCCTGATGCTCAATCCGCGTATGCTGGTGCTCGATGAGCCGGTGTCGGCGCTCGATCTGTCCATTCAGGCCCAGATTCTCAACCTGCTCAAAGACCTGCAGGAAGAGTTCAATCTCTCCTATCTCTTCATCTCGCACGATCTCAGTGTCGTGAAATACTTCGCCGATCGGGTGATGGTGATGTATTTCGGCGAGATCGTGGAAAGCGGAACGCGGGACGAGATCTTCTCCAATCCGCAGCATGAATACACAAGGACGCTGTTGGCAGCGACGCCGAAGACCAGCATCGAGTCCATTCGTGAACGCGTGCTGGCAGGCAAGGCAACCGCCTGA
- a CDS encoding antibiotic biosynthesis monooxygenase, whose amino-acid sequence MYLVMNRFRVKVGSEAAFEEIWRSRESKLLERDGFVRFDLLRGAEKEGYVLFASHALWRDKEAFADWTKSQQFRASHGKPKSEQTVDYAGPPVLECFEVIDDLTIVA is encoded by the coding sequence ATGTATCTGGTGATGAACAGGTTTCGCGTCAAAGTCGGCTCGGAAGCTGCCTTCGAGGAAATCTGGCGGTCGCGTGAAAGCAAGCTGTTGGAGCGGGATGGCTTTGTCCGCTTTGATCTGCTGAGAGGCGCTGAAAAGGAAGGCTATGTGCTGTTTGCCTCGCATGCCCTGTGGCGCGACAAGGAGGCCTTTGCGGACTGGACAAAGTCGCAGCAGTTCCGTGCGTCGCATGGCAAGCCGAAGAGCGAGCAGACCGTGGACTATGCCGGCCCTCCGGTGCTCGAGTGCTTCGAGGTTATCGACGATCTGACAATCGTTGCTTGA
- a CDS encoding cation transporter, which yields MTQTSNGIYQLQGMSCGNCARHAEKVAKHIDGVSSATVDLDHQTISLSFDHPIDESQLLEAFDTIGYSAVTSLTELAISGMKCNGCASKVQGALKATPGVLHSSLELADGKATVKYWKGRTDPKQLAAVVNELGFPATVAAQESDAA from the coding sequence ATGACTCAGACATCGAATGGCATCTACCAATTGCAGGGTATGTCCTGCGGAAACTGCGCCCGGCACGCCGAGAAAGTTGCCAAGCACATCGATGGTGTTTCCAGTGCCACAGTCGACCTCGACCATCAGACTATTTCCCTTTCCTTTGACCATCCCATAGATGAAAGCCAACTGTTGGAAGCTTTCGACACGATTGGCTATTCCGCCGTCACGTCGCTCACTGAACTCGCCATCAGCGGGATGAAGTGCAATGGCTGTGCCAGCAAGGTGCAAGGCGCCCTCAAAGCCACGCCGGGGGTTCTGCATTCCAGTTTGGAGCTCGCTGACGGCAAGGCAACCGTCAAATATTGGAAAGGGCGAACCGATCCCAAACAGCTTGCCGCTGTTGTCAATGAGCTCGGCTTTCCGGCAACCGTTGCCGCGCAAGAAAGCGATGCCGCCTGA
- the smpB gene encoding SsrA-binding protein SmpB yields the protein MAQKKKKSDPNNRVVAENRKARHDYEFGDVVEAGLLLTGTEVKSLRTGKATIAESYASDENGEIVLINANIPEYDQGNRFNHDPRRPRKLLLHKREIAKMSQAVQRDGMTIVPLKLYFNDKGIAKLAVAVARGKKNYDKRQDAKKRDWQRDKARLMRDKG from the coding sequence ATGGCACAGAAGAAAAAGAAAAGCGATCCGAACAACCGCGTTGTCGCGGAGAATCGGAAGGCGCGACACGACTATGAATTTGGTGATGTTGTAGAAGCAGGATTGCTTCTGACCGGTACGGAGGTGAAGTCCCTGCGTACCGGCAAGGCAACCATTGCCGAATCCTATGCGTCTGACGAGAACGGCGAAATTGTCCTGATCAATGCCAACATACCGGAATATGATCAGGGCAACCGGTTCAACCATGATCCTCGCCGTCCGCGCAAGCTGCTGTTGCACAAACGCGAAATCGCCAAGATGAGTCAGGCTGTCCAGCGCGATGGCATGACCATCGTGCCGCTCAAGCTCTATTTTAATGACAAGGGCATCGCCAAACTGGCTGTTGCGGTCGCACGTGGCAAGAAAAACTACGACAAGCGTCAGGATGCCAAAAAGCGGGACTGGCAGCGCGACAAGGCCCGTTTGATGCGCGACAAGGGCTGA
- the thiQ gene encoding thiamine ABC transporter ATP-binding protein, protein MIRLDHLFIALDDWQMTVSLEVAAGSFCALIGPSGAGKSTILNAIAGFLPHDNGQLFIDGRDMAFLAPADRPVSMLFQEHNLFNHMTVEQNVGLGVDPSLKLGRAEWQQVEEALAQVGLDGMGKRLPRALSGGQRQRASLARAILRRRPVLLLDEPFAALGPALRKGMLQLVRDLAEKNGQTIIMVTHHPDDARLAADQIALVQDGTIAQVGKADAFFANPSDALKAYLG, encoded by the coding sequence GTGATCAGACTTGACCATCTTTTCATCGCACTCGATGACTGGCAAATGACCGTCAGTCTTGAGGTTGCCGCAGGCAGCTTCTGTGCCCTCATTGGCCCTTCCGGCGCTGGCAAGAGCACCATCCTCAATGCCATCGCCGGTTTTCTGCCCCACGACAACGGCCAACTGTTCATCGATGGCAGGGACATGGCCTTCCTCGCACCGGCTGACCGCCCGGTGTCGATGCTGTTTCAGGAGCATAACCTGTTCAACCACATGACGGTGGAACAGAATGTCGGGCTGGGGGTCGATCCGTCTTTGAAGCTTGGCAGGGCAGAATGGCAGCAAGTGGAGGAGGCTCTGGCACAGGTGGGACTCGACGGCATGGGCAAGCGCCTGCCGCGGGCCCTTTCAGGCGGCCAGCGCCAGCGGGCGAGCCTTGCCCGCGCCATCCTTCGCAGGCGGCCGGTGCTGCTTCTGGACGAACCTTTCGCAGCCCTCGGCCCCGCTCTGCGCAAGGGCATGTTGCAGCTGGTGCGAGATCTGGCAGAAAAAAACGGCCAGACCATCATCATGGTCACCCATCACCCCGATGACGCAAGGCTCGCGGCCGACCAGATCGCTCTGGTACAGGACGGAACCATCGCACAGGTTGGCAAGGCGGACGCCTTTTTCGCCAACCCGTCCGATGCCTTGAAGGCCTATCTGGGCTAG
- the thiB gene encoding thiamine ABC transporter substrate binding subunit, which produces MKALTPVLLAATGMAIVASLAATPSALSAAKPILTVYAYDSFNTEWGPGPAIKEGFEKTCDCVVEYVAPGDATETFNRLRLEGSSSKADVLLGLDSNLVADADKSGLFETNNIAVDSLKLPVVWNSSTYVPFDWGYFAFVYDSDKVKSVPTSFEELVNAPEGLKIVIEDPRSSTPGLGLLLWVKNLYGERADEIWQKLSPRIVTVTKGWSEAYGMFLEGQADMVLSYTTSPAYHIEAENKTNYKAAMFSEGHYMQVELAAITKSSQNKTLANQFLSYLIGPEAQKVIPTTNWMYPVALPDADWPASFKDLARPGKALLFDTGKVSNIRKVALDEWLGALSK; this is translated from the coding sequence ATGAAAGCTTTGACCCCAGTTCTTCTGGCAGCGACCGGCATGGCCATCGTCGCCAGTCTCGCCGCAACGCCGTCCGCTCTTTCAGCAGCCAAGCCCATCCTGACCGTCTATGCCTATGACTCCTTCAACACCGAATGGGGTCCCGGTCCGGCCATCAAGGAAGGCTTCGAGAAAACCTGCGACTGCGTGGTTGAATATGTCGCGCCGGGCGACGCCACCGAGACCTTCAACCGCCTGCGTCTTGAGGGCTCGTCGTCAAAGGCAGACGTGCTGCTCGGCCTTGACTCCAACCTTGTGGCCGATGCCGACAAGAGTGGCCTGTTCGAGACCAACAACATCGCCGTCGACAGTCTCAAACTGCCCGTTGTCTGGAACAGCAGCACCTATGTTCCCTTCGACTGGGGCTATTTTGCCTTTGTCTATGACAGTGACAAGGTGAAGTCCGTTCCAACCAGCTTTGAAGAGCTGGTCAATGCTCCCGAAGGCCTCAAGATCGTCATCGAGGATCCTCGCTCCTCGACGCCGGGTCTGGGCCTGCTGCTGTGGGTCAAGAATCTCTACGGCGAAAGGGCCGATGAAATCTGGCAGAAACTCAGCCCGCGGATCGTGACCGTTACCAAGGGCTGGTCCGAGGCCTACGGCATGTTCCTTGAGGGGCAGGCCGACATGGTGCTGAGCTACACCACCTCCCCCGCCTACCACATCGAAGCTGAAAACAAGACCAACTACAAGGCCGCCATGTTCAGCGAAGGTCATTACATGCAGGTGGAACTGGCCGCCATCACCAAGTCCAGCCAGAACAAGACGCTGGCCAACCAGTTCCTGAGCTACCTGATCGGCCCGGAGGCGCAGAAGGTGATCCCGACAACCAACTGGATGTATCCGGTCGCCCTGCCCGATGCCGACTGGCCAGCCTCCTTCAAGGATCTCGCACGACCGGGCAAGGCACTGCTGTTCGACACCGGCAAGGTGTCCAACATCCGCAAGGTCGCCCTTGACGAGTGGCTCGGCGCCCTCAGCAAATAA